One genomic region from Macaca mulatta isolate MMU2019108-1 chromosome 20, T2T-MMU8v2.0, whole genome shotgun sequence encodes:
- the CHP2 gene encoding calcineurin B homologous protein 2: protein MGSRSSHAAVIPDADSIRRETGFSQASLLRLHHRFRALDRNKKGYLSRMDLQQIGALAVNPLGDRIIESFFPDGSQQVDFPGFVRVLAHFRPVEDEDTETQDPKKPEPLNSRRNKLHYAFQLYDLDRDGKISRHEMLQVLRLMVGVQVTEEQLENIADRTVQEADEDGDGAVSFVEFTKSLEKMDVEQKMSIRILK from the exons ATGGGGTCGCGCAGCTCCCACGCCGCGGTCATTCCCGACGCGGACAGTATTCGGCGAGAGACCGGCT TCTCCCAAGCTAGCCTGCTCCGCCTGCACCACCGGTTCCGGGCACTGGACAGGAACAAGAAGGGCTACCTGAG CCGCATGGATCTCCAGCAGATAGGGGCGCTGGCCGTGAACCCCCTGGGAGACCGCATTATAGAAAGCTTCTTCCCCGATGG GAGCCAGCAAGTTGATTTCCCAGGCTTTGTCAGGGTCCTGGCTCATTTTCGCCCTGTAGAAGATGAGGACACAGAAACCCAAGACCCCAAGAAACCCGAACCTCTCAACAGCAGAAGGAACAAACTTCACT ATGCATTTCAGCTCTATGACCTGGATCGTGATGGGAAGATCTCCAGGCATGAGATGCTGCAG GTTCTCCGTCTGATGGTCGGGGTACAGGTGACAGAAGAGCAGCTGGAGAACATCGCTGACCGCACGGTGCAGGAGGCTGATGAAGATGGGGATGGGGCTGTGTCCTTTGTGGAGTTCACCAAG TCCTTAGAGAAGATGGACGTTGAGCAAAAAATGAGCATCAGGATCCTAAAGTGA